In the Elioraea tepida genome, one interval contains:
- the rpsU gene encoding 30S ribosomal protein S21, producing the protein MQVLVRDNNVDQALKALKKKMQREGIFREMKLRRHYEKPSERRARERAEAIRRARKLERKRLEREGF; encoded by the coding sequence GTGCAGGTTCTGGTTCGCGACAACAATGTCGATCAGGCGCTGAAGGCGCTCAAGAAGAAGATGCAGCGGGAGGGAATCTTCCGCGAGATGAAGTTGCGCCGGCACTACGAGAAGCCGTCCGAACGCCGCGCCCGCGAGCGCGCCGAGGCGATCCGACGGGCACGCAAGCTGGAGCGCAAGCGGCTCGAGCGCGAGGGCTTCTGA
- the def gene encoding peptide deformylase, with the protein MAILKIARMGNPILLQTAEPVPDPTAPEIRRLVADMVETLLDADAAGLAAPQVHVPLRLFVFRVRPERVTALAEDTPTGPGVVALINPVVEPAGERIVVEWEGCLSIPGLRGAVPRLERIRYRGVTPSGEPVDATVSGFHARVVQHEMDHLDGILYPMRMEDFALFGFIEELTRAAAASVHAPREGGRDG; encoded by the coding sequence ATGGCCATCCTGAAGATCGCCCGCATGGGCAACCCGATTCTCCTGCAGACCGCCGAGCCGGTGCCGGACCCGACAGCGCCGGAGATACGCCGACTCGTCGCCGACATGGTGGAGACGCTGCTCGACGCCGATGCGGCGGGGCTCGCCGCCCCCCAGGTGCATGTTCCGCTTCGGCTCTTCGTCTTTCGCGTCCGTCCGGAACGTGTCACGGCGCTTGCCGAGGATACGCCCACAGGGCCCGGTGTCGTCGCCCTGATCAACCCGGTGGTCGAACCCGCAGGCGAACGGATCGTGGTCGAGTGGGAGGGGTGCCTCTCGATCCCGGGGCTCAGGGGGGCAGTTCCGCGGCTCGAGCGCATTCGCTACCGCGGCGTGACACCCTCAGGCGAGCCGGTTGACGCCACCGTGTCCGGCTTCCACGCCCGCGTCGTTCAGCACGAGATGGACCATCTCGACGGCATCCTCTACCCGATGCGGATGGAGGACTTCGCCCTGTTCGGCTTCATCGAGGAACTGACGCGCGCCGCGGCCGCTTCCGTGCACGCCCCGCGCGAGGGAGGACGCGATGGCTGA
- a CDS encoding COQ9 family protein produces MAEIERSLERDQAVLATLPHVPLDGWTRRALRAGLRDCGLDPRDLDLLFPQGPVEAIEVWCDLADRRMAEALAAEDLAAMKIRARVARAVMLRLGAVRGHKEAVSRAVALLTLPQNAPAAARTAFRTVDTIWRAIGDRSSDFSWYTKRASLGAIYGATLLYWLNDDSEDDARTAAFLDRRIEALMLIPKVQGRLRALGERLPDPFALLRRLRPAG; encoded by the coding sequence ATGGCTGAGATCGAGCGCAGCCTCGAGCGTGACCAGGCGGTGCTCGCCACCCTGCCGCACGTGCCGCTCGATGGCTGGACGCGGCGGGCGCTGCGCGCCGGCTTGCGCGACTGCGGCCTCGACCCCCGCGACCTCGACTTGCTCTTTCCCCAGGGTCCTGTCGAGGCGATCGAGGTCTGGTGCGACCTCGCCGACCGGCGGATGGCCGAGGCGCTCGCCGCGGAGGACCTCGCGGCGATGAAGATCCGCGCCCGCGTCGCCCGCGCGGTGATGCTTCGGCTCGGCGCTGTGCGCGGGCACAAGGAGGCGGTCAGCCGCGCGGTGGCGCTGCTCACCCTGCCGCAGAATGCTCCGGCAGCGGCGCGCACCGCCTTCCGCACCGTGGACACGATCTGGCGCGCGATCGGCGACCGATCCTCCGACTTCTCCTGGTACACCAAGCGCGCCTCGCTCGGCGCCATCTACGGCGCCACACTGCTCTACTGGCTGAACGATGACAGCGAGGATGACGCGCGCACGGCCGCCTTCCTCGATCGCCGCATCGAGGCGCTGATGCTGATCCCGAAGGTTCAGGGGCGGCTGCGCGCGCTCGGCGAACGCCTGCCCGACCCGTTCGCGCTCCTGCGCCGCCTCCGGCCCGCCGGGTGA
- a CDS encoding transglutaminase family protein, whose amino-acid sequence MPRVAIRHRTEYRYAAPVSFGDHRLMTRPRDSHDLRLIEATLSFSPHATLRWKHDVFGNSVAVASFAEAADTLLIESRIVLDHFPREPADLAAMVEPYAETIPFAYAPEEVPDLGRMAERHFPDPDHAVDLWAKKFLSTEGPTRTADLLVAMTHAIKSDFTYEARDEEGTRPPTETLALSRGACRDFALLMMEACRSLGLAARFVSGYLYDAALAESDTPVVGGGATHAWVDVYVPGAGWVEFDPTNGLIGGRNLVRVAVARQPAQAIPISGSFIGRPDDFLGLSVEVTVEVGQGGATPPPAPEPAAVETA is encoded by the coding sequence GTGCCGCGCGTCGCCATACGCCACCGGACGGAGTATCGCTACGCCGCTCCGGTGAGCTTCGGTGACCACAGGCTGATGACGCGGCCGCGCGACAGCCATGATCTGAGGCTCATCGAGGCGACGCTCTCCTTCAGCCCGCACGCGACCTTGCGCTGGAAGCACGACGTGTTCGGCAACTCGGTGGCTGTGGCGTCCTTCGCCGAGGCGGCGGACACGCTCCTGATCGAGAGCCGGATCGTGCTCGACCACTTCCCCCGAGAGCCGGCCGACCTCGCCGCCATGGTCGAGCCCTATGCGGAAACGATCCCCTTCGCCTATGCGCCCGAGGAGGTGCCTGATCTCGGCCGCATGGCCGAGCGCCACTTCCCCGACCCTGACCACGCCGTCGATCTCTGGGCGAAGAAGTTCCTCTCGACCGAGGGCCCGACGCGGACGGCCGATCTGCTCGTCGCGATGACGCACGCGATCAAGAGCGACTTCACCTACGAGGCGCGCGACGAGGAGGGAACCCGGCCGCCGACCGAGACGCTCGCGCTCAGCCGCGGCGCCTGCCGCGACTTCGCTCTCCTGATGATGGAGGCGTGCCGGTCGCTCGGCCTCGCCGCGCGGTTCGTCTCAGGCTACCTCTACGATGCCGCGCTCGCCGAGAGCGACACGCCTGTGGTCGGCGGCGGGGCGACGCATGCCTGGGTGGATGTGTACGTCCCGGGAGCCGGCTGGGTGGAGTTCGACCCGACCAACGGCCTGATCGGCGGGCGAAACCTCGTGCGCGTGGCGGTGGCGCGTCAACCCGCGCAGGCGATCCCGATCAGCGGCTCCTTCATCGGCCGGCCGGATGACTTCCTCGGCCTCTCGGTAGAGGTGACGGTCGAGGTGGGGCAGGGCGGAGCGACGCCGCCGCCCGCGCCGGAGCCGGCGGCGGTCGAGACAGCCTGA
- a CDS encoding 5-(carboxyamino)imidazole ribonucleotide synthase produces the protein MHALTRPLSPGATIGIMGGGQLGRMAAIAAARLGFRVHIFTPEPDSPAAQVSAGATVADWSDKDALERFAGAVDVVTVEFENVPGEALERMAARVPVAPSPAVLRICQDRIAEKTFLEGAGVAVGAWAPVASPGQAEAAVAKVGLPCVLKTTRLGYDGKGQATLRSPDALGPALARLAGADGGFRPLIAEAFVDFACEISVVVARDRDGRIAAYDTVENRHRNHILDLTIAPARVPATVAEAAQAAARRVAEAIGLVGLLCVEFFVTRSGRVLANEIAPRPHNSGHWTIEACAVSQFEQQIRAVAGLPLGDPSRHSDALMKNLIGDEIEALPALLATPGLIPHHYGKAEARPGRKMGHVTRLFPRGGLPDDDVIAQAFAPLETG, from the coding sequence ATGCACGCGCTCACCCGCCCCCTCTCGCCGGGGGCGACCATCGGCATCATGGGCGGAGGCCAGCTCGGCCGCATGGCGGCGATCGCAGCCGCCCGGCTCGGCTTCCGCGTCCACATCTTCACGCCAGAGCCGGACAGCCCGGCCGCCCAGGTCTCTGCCGGCGCCACCGTGGCGGATTGGTCGGACAAGGATGCGCTCGAGCGCTTCGCGGGCGCGGTCGATGTCGTGACGGTCGAGTTCGAGAACGTGCCAGGGGAGGCGCTCGAGCGGATGGCCGCGCGGGTTCCCGTTGCCCCCTCCCCCGCGGTTCTGCGGATCTGCCAGGACAGGATCGCCGAGAAGACCTTCCTCGAAGGCGCAGGCGTCGCCGTCGGCGCCTGGGCTCCGGTGGCCTCGCCCGGGCAGGCGGAGGCGGCCGTCGCCAAGGTCGGCTTGCCTTGCGTGCTGAAGACCACACGGCTCGGCTATGACGGCAAGGGTCAGGCCACACTTCGCAGCCCCGACGCGCTCGGCCCCGCCCTTGCCCGGCTCGCTGGGGCGGACGGAGGCTTCCGCCCGCTGATCGCCGAGGCGTTCGTCGATTTCGCCTGCGAGATCAGTGTCGTGGTCGCGCGTGACCGTGACGGCCGGATCGCCGCCTACGACACGGTGGAGAACCGCCACCGAAACCACATCCTCGACCTCACCATCGCTCCGGCGCGTGTGCCCGCGACCGTGGCCGAGGCGGCGCAGGCGGCAGCGCGGCGCGTGGCCGAGGCGATCGGGCTCGTGGGCCTGCTATGCGTCGAGTTCTTCGTCACCCGCTCGGGCCGCGTGCTCGCCAACGAGATCGCGCCACGGCCGCACAACTCCGGCCACTGGACGATCGAGGCCTGCGCGGTGAGCCAGTTCGAACAGCAGATCCGCGCGGTGGCCGGCCTGCCGCTCGGCGACCCCTCCCGCCACAGCGATGCGCTGATGAAGAACCTGATCGGGGACGAGATCGAGGCCCTGCCGGCGCTGCTCGCGACGCCAGGGCTGATCCCCCACCATTACGGCAAGGCGGAAGCGAGGCCGGGCCGGAAGATGGGCCACGTCACCCGCCTTTTCCCGCGCGGCGGGCTGCCCGACGACGACGTGATCGCGCAAGCCTTCGCGCCGCTCGAAACCGGCTGA
- the purE gene encoding 5-(carboxyamino)imidazole ribonucleotide mutase: protein MTERPVVGIIMGSRSDWPTLREAAETLTRLSVPHEARVVSAHRTPDRLYAYASGAAARGLKVIIAGAGGAAHLPGMAASMTTLPVLGVPVESHTLKGLDSLLSIVQMPGGVPVGTLAIGRAGAINAALLAASILALSDPALAERLAAFRAAQTAAVPETVEDG from the coding sequence ATGACGGAGCGCCCGGTCGTCGGGATCATCATGGGAAGCCGCTCGGACTGGCCAACGCTGCGCGAGGCGGCCGAGACGCTGACGCGGCTGTCGGTGCCGCACGAGGCGCGTGTCGTCTCCGCGCATCGCACACCCGATCGTCTTTATGCCTATGCCTCCGGTGCGGCGGCCAGAGGGCTCAAGGTGATCATCGCCGGCGCGGGTGGGGCGGCGCACCTGCCCGGCATGGCCGCGTCGATGACCACCCTTCCGGTTCTTGGCGTTCCGGTCGAATCCCACACTCTCAAGGGTTTGGACAGCCTTCTTTCGATTGTGCAGATGCCCGGCGGCGTGCCCGTCGGCACGCTTGCGATCGGCCGGGCGGGGGCGATCAACGCCGCCTTGCTGGCCGCGTCGATCCTCGCCCTCTCCGACCCGGCTCTCGCCGAGCGGCTCGCCGCCTTCCGCGCGGCGCAGACCGCCGCGGTTCCCGAGACGGTCGAGGACGGCTGA
- a CDS encoding YdcH family protein — MDEDRDALIARLNTLRSEHRDLDTVIARLSQDAMADQIHLARLKKRKLKLKDEIAWIEDRLIPNIIA, encoded by the coding sequence ATGGACGAGGACCGTGACGCGCTGATCGCGCGGCTGAACACGCTCCGGTCGGAGCATCGCGACCTCGACACGGTGATCGCGCGCCTCTCCCAGGACGCGATGGCCGACCAGATCCACCTCGCGCGGCTGAAGAAGCGCAAGCTCAAGCTGAAGGACGAGATCGCCTGGATCGAGGATCGGCTGATCCCGAACATCATCGCGTGA
- a CDS encoding ATP-dependent 6-phosphofructokinase: MRRIGVMTTGGDCAGLNAAIRAVVRRAVGHHGLEVIGIHQGTMGLLEDPPRAEPLTLAMADAGLLRAGGTILGSVNRGTPFSFPLPDGGVTDLSAKIHAGVAKLGLDAIIGIGGDGSMRIMHRLMQTGHFPFVGIPKTIDNDLGATEYAIGHHTAVEVAMEALDRLQPTAASHNRIMVLEVMGRDAGHIALAAGIAGGADVILIPEIPWRMAPVAAAIRALRERGRNFALVVVAEAVRTAEGETVFAGPSAPGAMPRLGGVGARIANALEKATGAEARVTVLGHVQRGGSPGALDRIVASSMGVHAVDLAVAGRFGRIVVWAEGRVGDAPVDQAAGAARPVDPEGDMVRVARGLGICLGDR, translated from the coding sequence ATGAGGCGGATCGGGGTGATGACGACGGGCGGCGACTGCGCGGGGCTGAACGCGGCCATACGCGCCGTGGTGCGTCGTGCGGTCGGGCATCACGGCCTCGAGGTGATCGGGATCCACCAGGGGACGATGGGGCTTCTCGAGGATCCGCCCCGGGCCGAGCCGCTGACCCTCGCGATGGCGGATGCGGGGCTGTTGCGCGCCGGCGGCACCATCCTCGGCAGCGTCAACCGGGGCACCCCCTTCTCCTTTCCCCTGCCCGACGGCGGGGTGACGGACCTTTCGGCGAAGATCCACGCCGGGGTGGCGAAGCTCGGGCTCGATGCGATCATCGGCATCGGCGGCGACGGCTCGATGCGGATCATGCACCGGCTGATGCAGACGGGGCATTTCCCTTTCGTCGGCATCCCCAAGACGATCGACAACGACCTCGGCGCCACGGAATACGCGATCGGCCACCACACCGCCGTCGAGGTGGCGATGGAGGCGCTCGATCGGCTTCAGCCGACAGCGGCGAGCCACAACCGAATCATGGTGCTCGAGGTGATGGGGCGCGATGCCGGCCACATCGCCCTCGCCGCCGGGATCGCTGGCGGGGCCGACGTGATCCTCATCCCCGAGATCCCCTGGCGCATGGCCCCTGTCGCCGCCGCGATCCGGGCGCTGCGGGAGCGGGGTCGGAACTTCGCCCTCGTGGTGGTGGCGGAGGCGGTGCGCACGGCAGAAGGGGAGACCGTTTTCGCCGGGCCCTCTGCGCCCGGGGCGATGCCGCGGCTCGGCGGCGTGGGGGCGCGGATCGCCAACGCTCTCGAGAAGGCGACCGGGGCAGAGGCGCGGGTGACCGTTCTCGGCCATGTGCAGCGGGGCGGCTCGCCCGGGGCGCTCGACCGGATCGTCGCCTCCTCGATGGGGGTGCACGCGGTCGACCTTGCCGTCGCGGGCCGGTTCGGCCGGATCGTCGTCTGGGCGGAGGGGCGGGTCGGCGATGCCCCGGTCGACCAGGCGGCCGGTGCGGCACGGCCGGTCGATCCTGAGGGCGACATGGTCAGGGTGGCGCGGGGCTTGGGGATCTGCCTGGGCGACCGCTGA
- a CDS encoding YdcH family protein, whose translation MSLQSRLVTLSERHAALELRIAEEGGRPRPNETALAALKREKLRLKEEMERLKRTRPAS comes from the coding sequence ATGAGCCTTCAGAGCCGGCTTGTCACGCTAAGTGAGCGCCACGCGGCGCTCGAGCTGCGCATCGCCGAGGAGGGAGGGCGCCCGCGCCCGAACGAGACGGCGCTCGCCGCCCTCAAGCGCGAGAAGCTTCGCCTGAAGGAGGAGATGGAGCGATTGAAGCGGACCCGCCCCGCCTCCTGA
- a CDS encoding DUF1013 domain-containing protein, with protein sequence MTLPLMPKATAVWLIEKTALSFEQIADFVGMHPLEIQAIADGEVAVGIVGLDPIASGQLTREEIARCEADPTARLRLAESAVVLPKPKGKGARYTPVSKRNDRPDAIAWLLRNCPMLSDQQISRLLGTTKETIAKVRDKTHWNSANIKPRDPVILGLCSQTDLNREIQAAIERAEREGRPVAQAPADTGTSAA encoded by the coding sequence ATGACGCTGCCCCTGATGCCCAAGGCCACCGCCGTGTGGCTGATCGAGAAGACCGCGCTCTCCTTCGAGCAGATCGCGGACTTCGTCGGCATGCACCCGCTCGAGATCCAGGCGATCGCCGATGGCGAAGTGGCGGTCGGCATTGTCGGCCTCGACCCGATCGCCTCGGGCCAGCTCACGCGCGAGGAGATCGCCCGCTGCGAGGCCGATCCGACGGCCCGGTTGCGGCTCGCCGAGAGCGCGGTGGTTCTGCCCAAGCCCAAGGGAAAGGGCGCACGCTACACGCCCGTCTCGAAGCGCAACGACCGGCCGGATGCGATCGCCTGGCTGTTGCGGAACTGCCCGATGCTGTCGGACCAGCAGATCAGCCGGCTGCTCGGCACCACCAAGGAGACGATCGCCAAGGTGCGTGACAAGACCCACTGGAACAGCGCCAACATCAAGCCGCGCGACCCGGTGATCCTCGGTCTGTGCAGCCAGACCGACCTGAACCGTGAGATCCAGGCAGCGATCGAGCGAGCGGAGCGGGAAGGCAGGCCGGTGGCGCAGGCTCCGGCAGACACCGGCACCTCCGCCGCCTGA